A single genomic interval of candidate division WOR-3 bacterium harbors:
- a CDS encoding ROK family protein, whose product MEFAIGVDIGGTNIKVGLVDEKGKIVRRCRLNTNPEEPAQTILVRLAQRVVKLSQSYPVQTLGVGVAGLVDCRSGVVNFSPNLPLWTQTPVKDILEKLTKFDVFCANDADAVAIGEWLFGAGQGCRNVLVLTLGTGVGSGIIANNQPVLGANFFAGELGHTVISLHGPACFCGNNGCVESYVSARALVRNCRQLLRRQGAHFSNARNQLVLFPQDAKDRSRIWELVGYDLKRLTPREIGKAAKMGDRIARQVISEMGYFLGLGIYNAIMLLDPEIVVIGGGMSRLGTPLLQAVKTTIFSRPYLGQRNVKIVLSRLREDAGILGASQLNRFVPQGN is encoded by the coding sequence ATGGAATTTGCAATTGGGGTTGATATTGGCGGGACGAACATCAAAGTCGGGCTGGTGGACGAGAAAGGGAAAATTGTGCGGCGGTGCCGGCTCAACACCAATCCCGAAGAACCCGCCCAGACAATTTTAGTCCGGTTAGCTCAGCGTGTTGTTAAATTAAGCCAGAGCTATCCGGTACAAACGCTCGGGGTTGGTGTCGCCGGACTGGTTGATTGTCGGTCCGGAGTAGTGAATTTTTCGCCCAACCTGCCGCTGTGGACACAAACGCCAGTTAAGGACATCCTTGAAAAACTGACGAAATTTGATGTATTCTGTGCGAATGATGCTGATGCGGTAGCGATTGGGGAGTGGCTGTTTGGTGCGGGACAAGGCTGTCGCAATGTTCTGGTTTTGACTCTTGGTACCGGGGTGGGTAGCGGGATTATTGCTAACAATCAGCCGGTTTTGGGTGCAAATTTTTTTGCCGGTGAACTGGGCCATACAGTAATTTCTCTGCACGGGCCAGCCTGTTTTTGTGGTAATAATGGTTGTGTGGAGAGTTATGTCAGTGCCCGGGCGCTGGTGCGAAATTGCCGGCAGCTTTTGCGTCGTCAGGGGGCACATTTTTCTAACGCACGCAATCAGCTGGTGTTATTTCCCCAAGATGCAAAAGACCGGAGCAGAATCTGGGAGCTGGTCGGGTACGATTTAAAGAGGTTGACGCCCCGGGAGATTGGAAAAGCGGCAAAGATGGGCGACAGGATTGCCCGACAGGTGATCAGTGAAATGGGCTATTTTCTTGGGCTTGGCATATACAACGCCATAATGCTTCTTGACCCGGAGATAGTTGTGATTGGCGGCGGCATGAGCCGGCTGGGTACACCTTTGCTTCAGGCGGTTAAAACTACTATTTTTAGTCGACCTTACTTAGGACAGCGAAATGTTAAGATAGTTCTGTCGCGATTGCGGGAAGACGCCGGGATTTTAGGGGCGAGTCAACTTAACAGGTTTGTCCCGCAGGGCAATTAG